In the Candidatus Deferrimicrobiaceae bacterium genome, GCTTGGGGGTGCTGGCCAAGACCTTTCCCAAGGAGAGGATTCGATCCGTGTTGTCCGCCACGGGGAAAACGAGCGTTCGCCAGCGCGATTTGCCGGCCCACGTGGTCATCTACTACGTCATCGCCCTGGCGCTGTACATGCAGTCTTCCTACCGCGAGGTCCTGCGATGCCTTCTGGAGGGGTTGCAGTGGCTGCACGATCCGTCGGTCAAGGCCAAGGTGGCCGGCAAGTCCGGGATCTCGCAGGCGCGCACCCGGCTGGGATGGGAGCCGTTGCGGCAACTGCATGACGAGATCGTACGCCCGATCGCCGGGAAGGCAACCCAAGGCGCTTGGTACCGCGATTGGCGTCTGGTGAGCCTGGACGGCAGCACCTTGGATGTGGCGGACGAGAAGGCGAATGAAGAGACTTTCGGCCGGCCGGGTGCTTCCCGCGGCAAAAGCGCCTACCCCCAAATCCGTTTCGTGTCGCTGGTGGAAAACGGCACGCACGTGTTGTTTGGCACCCAGGTGAGCGCCTATGGGACGGGCGAAATCACGCTGGCCAAAACCGTGCTTCCGGGATTGCAAGAGGGCATGCTGTGTCTGGCCGACCGACAGTTCTTTGGGTTTACGTTCTGGCAAGAGGCGCTTTCCACGGGTGCCGATATGCTCTGGCGGATCAAGAAAAACCTGCGCCTTTCCTGCGAAAAAAGGCTCTCCGACGGGTCCTATCTGAGTCGTATCTACCCGTCGGCACGGGATGGGCGGCACAAGACCAACGGGGTCGTGGTGCGGGTAATCGACTACCGCTTGGAAGGGGTTGCCGATTCTGAACCGATGTACCGATTGGCCACCAGCATTCTGGAGGCCGAACAGGCCCCCGCCCAGGAATTGGCGGCCCTTTATCAGGAGCGATGGGAGATCGAAACGGCGCTGGATGAACTGAAAACCCATCTTCGGGGAGCCAGGATCGTCCTGCGCAGCAAGACGCCGGACTTGGTCCGGCAGGAGTTCTACGGGCTTTTGCTGGCTCACTTCGCCATCCGCGGGCTCATGCACGAAGCCGCCCTCAAAGGGGATGAAGACCCGGACCGCCTCTCTTTCCTGCATGCGGTGCGCGTTATTCGCCGCAAACTCTCCACCTATCACGCCGTTCCCCCCTCAGCACCGAATGGTCTTTCATGACAGCGTACTCGAGGAAATTCTGCAGGAGCGGGTCGTCTCCAGCCGCAACCGACGCAACCCGCGCGGCGTCAAGCGCAAGATGAGCAACTTTCCGCTTCGCCCCCGCAACGCAAAGCCGCTCCCGCCGATCAACATCGACAAGGCGATCAGGATCATTAAATGAACAGTATTGCGCCTAACCCGCATTTCTCACCAGGGT is a window encoding:
- a CDS encoding IS4 family transposase, with protein sequence MARTAAELPKGARITDYISLGVLAKTFPKERIRSVLSATGKTSVRQRDLPAHVVIYYVIALALYMQSSYREVLRCLLEGLQWLHDPSVKAKVAGKSGISQARTRLGWEPLRQLHDEIVRPIAGKATQGAWYRDWRLVSLDGSTLDVADEKANEETFGRPGASRGKSAYPQIRFVSLVENGTHVLFGTQVSAYGTGEITLAKTVLPGLQEGMLCLADRQFFGFTFWQEALSTGADMLWRIKKNLRLSCEKRLSDGSYLSRIYPSARDGRHKTNGVVVRVIDYRLEGVADSEPMYRLATSILEAEQAPAQELAALYQERWEIETALDELKTHLRGARIVLRSKTPDLVRQEFYGLLLAHFAIRGLMHEAALKGDEDPDRLSFLHAVRVIRRKLSTYHAVPPSAPNGLS